The genomic stretch TCCAGAAGAGACCACACGGCCCTCTGACCTGCCGCGATTGGTCCCGAAGCGCCCTGACCTGCATAGATGATCTTTCGGTTGTTTCGGTGCCGTGCAGGCTGATGCAGCCGAAAGTCCCAGAAAAGTCCCAGGGACTCCAACCGAGGGCGGCAGCTCTTTCGGCTCCGTCATGGGGTGCCAGCGGGTGTGCCTGCGCGGGGCGAGGGTAAGCCGGGTTTTGGCATCGCAACTGGGGTAGTACTGCAGTCCGGAGTCTGCAAGGCACGAGCCCATGGGCGCTGACGCATACGCTGTGCTACGGGAGATGGGACGGAGGTGCCACGCTTTAGCAGCCTGGCCCGACGTTGCCGAGACCACTGGTGGCTTCAACAGCAGTCGCCCAGCTGTCGGGAACGCAGCGACTGCTTCGGAACCCCAAGCACGCACGGGACACGCGGATCGCACCCAAGCACAATGCCCGAGTCCTCCTGGTTCGGTAGCTGTGAACTCGCACTCAGGTCTACTTTCGATGCATGCTTGTGCTGCTCAACTGGAGTGGCCGTCGCCTTCCGGGGCGGCGGAGGATCGCAACCGTTTGATCGCGACGTCGGTGATCAGGCCCTGGCCGGGTGGCCGTCGCCTTCCGGGGCGGCGGAGGATCGCAACTTCATCGGCTACGAGCACCAGCGCGCCGACGACCTTGTGGCCGTCGCCTTCCGGGGCGGCGGAGGGGATCGCAGGCGGGACGGTCGGCTCCGCTGCTACAAAGGCCCCGCTCAGCCTGTCACGGGAGCCCTGGGGGGATCGGTGGGCCGGGTTGGTGTCGCCACTCTATGAGCGCGGTTTCTTCCGACTCCAACGCGGCCAATGAGATCCGCGCCCTCATGCCCACGCGGAGGGGGAGCAGGCCCAGCGCTTTCCGGCGGGAACGATCAGCGGGCTGGATCGGCCGTCACGTGGGTTGAGTTCGTCAGCCCTGCCTCGGGTGATCGGGAGCGTGACGAAGGTGTGGACGATGACCTTGCGGCGGGCCAGTTGCCTCTGGTCGGTGAGCGCTGGTCGAAGGATCATGTGGCCGCTGCCTGGCCCTTGCAGGGTCTCCTGGGCGGCTTCCATGGGAGTCTGACCGTCGTGGACCGGGCCGCCGGGCAGCAGCACCGCGTGGCCACCGAAGTCCCGCAGGAGCACGTGATCGGGCTCCACCAGCGTTACCAGAGCCGTCCATACCAGTGGGGGCCGCCAGTTCGTGTAAGGCGCCGGGACTGCCGGGGTTTCTGTCTGCGGCAGCGTGTTCGTCATCTGGGCACCAGCTGCTGGGCGAGTCGCACCGCCGCGTTCACGGCCTGGCTCTCGTTGTGGGGGTCGTGGAGGACCCGGTGGTGCTCGATGCTGTCCTCTGCGAGCAGGCTGTGGACGTGGTGGTCGACGAGCTCGCGGTAGCGCGGGTCGTAGGCGTGCCGTTGGGGTTCGGCCGGCGTGGCCGGGTCGAGGACGGTGGCCAGGAGGAGGTCGTACTTCGCCTGCTGCGTGGCAGCCAGGAGTCGCAGGCGTTCGTCGTCGGCGAGGTCGATGGCCTCGCCGCGGAGCTCCAGGGCGGCGTGCCAGTAGGCCAGGGCGTCGATGACGGCGCGGTCGGCCAGGACGACGTCGGCGCCCTGTGCGGAAGCGGCGATCTCGTCGGCGATGCCTTGGGCGATGATCCATTCGGTGGACTGCGCGGTGTGCTCGTGCATCTTCGGCAGCCCGATGTCGGCGGCCCGGCGGCCGAGACGGCCGGTGCGGGCGACGCGGATGCCCTCGGCGCGCAGTTCCCTCTCGATCCGGCGCAGCAGCACGGTCTTGCCGGTGGAGTGGGCGCCGGTGATGCCGATGCGGATAGGGGTCTTCACCACAGGGTTGGGTCCTCTTCTGGTTGGGGGGAGCCGGGCAGGCCGGGCGGTACGGCGGCCGCGGCGAGCTGGTCCCAAGTCGGGTAGTTCCCGGCCATGTCGAGCAGCATGAGCGCCGTCGCGTAGGCGTCGAAGCGGGCCCGGTGTCGCTGGTCGGGGGCGTTGCCGAGGTCGATCCCGAGGTGGGTGATGAGGCTGTCGAGCCGGTAGGACGGGAGCCCGGGGCAGGCGGCTCGGGCGAGGCGGAGGGTGTCGACGACGCCGACCGGGGTCCAGCCGGGCAGGTGCGCGGACAGCACGCGGTAGTCGACGTGCGCGTTGTGCGCCGCGATCCACGCACCGTCCAGGAGCCGGCGCACCTGCCCGGCGACGTCCGGCCACGGCGGGCTGGAGGTCAGAATCTCGTTCGTCAAGCCGTGCACCCGGGCCGCGAACGGCGTGACCGGCCGGGGCGGGCGGATCAGCCACGCCCCGGCCGTGCTCGTGTCCGGCCTGCCGTCGCGGATGGGCAGCGCGGCGACCTCCACCAGGTCCGGCGGGTTCGCTCCGTTGCCCTCGACGTCGACGACGAGCAGGTGCGGCCAGGTGCTGAAATTCATGGCGTGGTGGGTCCGTTCTGCGTCGGCCAGCCGATCGGGGCCCGGCCGTGCTGGCGGTGGTGGTGGGGCTTGCTCCGGTCGTGGCACTGGAAGCCGTAGCCGTGCTGGAGGAAGTAGCGCGGCGGCTCGTCCAGGCCCTCCACGATGATGGCGCGTTCGCCGATCTCCACGGGGCCGGTCGCGCCCAGCCGGCGCGCCGCCGCGGTCACCTCGTCGATGCCGGGCCGCACCCAGGCTGCCCGGCACCGCTGGACCTGCTCGGCCGGGCAGATGTCGCAGAGCTCCTCGATGCCGATGTGCCCGTTGTAGTCGGCCTCGCCGTGGGCGTAGGCGACCGCGCAGGATGAGTGAACGAGAACACGTCGCTCAACAGCCCGCAGTCCAGGTCGTTCGCGCGCATCGAGCACACCATGTGCAGCCGCCCGTCACGGGGCAGGAAGTGCAGGCCGGCCAGGCACGCCA from Actinacidiphila yeochonensis CN732 encodes the following:
- a CDS encoding 3'-5' exonuclease, producing MNFSTWPHLLVVDVEGNGANPPDLVEVAALPIRDGRPDTSTAGAWLIRPPRPVTPFAARVHGLTNEILTSSPPWPDVAGQVRRLLDGAWIAAHNAHVDYRVLSAHLPGWTPVGVVDTLRLARAACPGLPSYRLDSLITHLGIDLGNAPDQRHRARFDAYATALMLLDMAGNYPTWDQLAAAAVPPGLPGSPQPEEDPTLW
- a CDS encoding AAA family ATPase, with translation MVKTPIRIGITGAHSTGKTVLLRRIERELRAEGIRVARTGRLGRRAADIGLPKMHEHTAQSTEWIIAQGIADEIAASAQGADVVLADRAVIDALAYWHAALELRGEAIDLADDERLRLLAATQQAKYDLLLATVLDPATPAEPQRHAYDPRYRELVDHHVHSLLAEDSIEHHRVLHDPHNESQAVNAAVRLAQQLVPR